A region from the Lentimonas sp. CC4 genome encodes:
- a CDS encoding ATP-binding cassette domain-containing protein, with product MLSCKELSVELTPGGTRILDRATARFKPKALNAVIGPSGCGKTTLVRAMLGLSSRVGEVFMAGEPVANSEALRGKLAFVPQFSIAQERLSVGEALKYALDLCVVDIAAKESRLEEILKRIGLDMHRDKRVGSLSGGQLRRLGLGLELVGDPQCMVCDEVTSGLDPRSEDQILTMLQRLRDEREKTFLCIIHNLAKLDFFDWITVVFEGAVVFQGSLEALLEYFEIPDALHLYDKLNEHPIESWRERWSETDEAKEANAGFEAAPVVAPPLPSALNQIWTLLKRRALLFKRDKGYWLLTLGITIGFPLLVTIFAMDGLPQLRGLAMSGSSGFVEQAQENLRYRIDALESASLVTGLILFQVILLTLMGSNNGAREIAGERNLYEKERFAGLRPRSYATSKLIFTSAVAIGQGLWMTLFVKYVCQFPGPLLPQALVLMLSCVSMTAVCLAFSAIFSSADKASLLSVYLVGFQLPLSGVVLALPEVLVWVCRPFINAYWGWAGYFGSMIDSRFYDAYRLESSEMIPSPILAGGVLCVHFCVGAALVFWGCHKKRVT from the coding sequence ATGCTCTCCTGTAAAGAACTCTCAGTCGAACTTACTCCTGGCGGAACACGAATTTTAGATCGTGCGACCGCGCGTTTTAAACCCAAAGCACTGAATGCGGTGATTGGTCCGTCGGGCTGCGGTAAGACGACTTTAGTGCGTGCGATGCTCGGTCTCTCGTCCCGAGTGGGCGAAGTGTTTATGGCGGGCGAGCCAGTGGCCAATAGCGAGGCGTTGCGTGGGAAATTGGCATTTGTGCCGCAATTCAGTATCGCTCAAGAGCGCTTAAGCGTAGGGGAAGCGCTCAAGTATGCGCTGGATTTGTGCGTCGTTGATATTGCTGCGAAAGAATCGAGGCTGGAAGAAATTTTAAAGCGTATTGGTTTGGATATGCACCGCGATAAGCGGGTCGGCAGTCTGAGTGGAGGCCAGTTGCGCCGTCTTGGGCTTGGTCTGGAACTGGTCGGTGATCCGCAATGTATGGTGTGCGACGAGGTGACCAGTGGGCTGGATCCGCGTTCGGAAGATCAGATCCTGACGATGTTGCAGCGCTTGCGCGATGAGCGTGAGAAGACCTTTCTCTGCATTATTCACAATCTGGCGAAGTTGGACTTCTTTGATTGGATCACGGTGGTGTTTGAAGGCGCGGTGGTGTTTCAGGGGTCTTTAGAGGCACTACTGGAGTATTTTGAGATTCCGGATGCGCTGCACCTCTACGATAAATTGAACGAGCACCCGATCGAATCTTGGCGTGAGCGCTGGAGCGAAACAGATGAAGCGAAAGAGGCGAATGCTGGCTTTGAGGCTGCGCCAGTAGTGGCCCCGCCATTGCCTAGTGCGCTAAATCAGATCTGGACGTTGTTGAAGCGACGAGCGTTGCTGTTCAAGCGAGACAAGGGCTATTGGTTGCTTACGCTGGGCATTACGATCGGCTTTCCGCTGCTGGTGACGATTTTTGCGATGGATGGCTTACCACAACTACGCGGGCTTGCGATGAGTGGATCGAGCGGGTTTGTCGAGCAGGCGCAGGAGAATTTGCGTTACCGGATCGATGCGCTGGAGTCGGCATCGTTGGTGACGGGCTTGATTTTGTTTCAAGTGATTTTGCTGACGCTGATGGGCAGTAATAATGGCGCGCGTGAGATCGCCGGCGAACGTAATCTGTATGAGAAAGAGCGCTTCGCGGGGTTGCGGCCTAGGTCGTATGCCACGAGTAAGCTGATTTTTACGTCAGCAGTGGCGATTGGGCAGGGGCTATGGATGACGCTGTTTGTGAAATATGTTTGTCAGTTTCCTGGCCCCTTGTTGCCGCAGGCCTTGGTGTTGATGTTGAGCTGTGTGTCGATGACTGCGGTGTGTTTGGCATTTTCCGCGATTTTTAGTTCGGCGGATAAGGCGTCGCTGCTGTCGGTGTATTTGGTCGGCTTTCAGCTGCCACTCTCAGGGGTGGTGCTGGCGTTGCCAGAAGTGTTGGTCTGGGTCTGTCGCCCATTTATCAATGCGTATTGGGGATGGGCCGGGTATTTTGGCTCGATGATTGATTCGCGCTTTTACGATGCGTATCGACTCGAATCCTCAGAGATGATCCCCAGCCCGATTTTGGCAGGAGGAGTGCTATGTGTGCATTTCTGCGTCGGTGCGGCGTTAGTGTTTTGGGGTTGCCACAAAAAACGTGTGACTTAA
- the hisD gene encoding histidinol dehydrogenase: MQTLEFSDSPKFFNALRTFCADANATGDVSDVVTPVLADVKARGDTAVLEYTQKFDGAKLSAKALRVDPAEMKAAVKSLSVADRKAIRESIALVKDFHKKTLPKDWKAKNAQGGIVGERFYPIQRVGLYVPGGNVPLVSTVIMTAVLAKLVKNPEICVCTPPAADGSIAPGMLAALAMVGVDEVYKVGGVQAVGAMAYGTATIPAVDKIFGPGNAFVMEAKRQVLGTVGIDLLPGPSEVMIITDAGANADHVAADLIAQAEHGSGKEIIYLATTSKALLKKIEKSLAKQLPERTHAAKCEKVLTTRFLAVTCKNLDQAAQVSNYIAPEHLELQIADKSIDALTKKIVTAGAILQGYMTPTVLGDFTAGPSHTLPTGRAGRFFSGLQATDFIRRSSILRYDAKSLANAAPVVETFARLEKLDGHGRSLTIRL; this comes from the coding sequence ATGCAAACTCTCGAATTCTCTGATTCGCCTAAATTCTTCAATGCGCTGCGCACGTTCTGTGCGGATGCAAACGCCACGGGTGATGTCTCCGATGTGGTCACTCCGGTGCTGGCTGATGTGAAGGCGCGCGGCGATACCGCCGTGCTCGAATACACCCAGAAGTTCGACGGTGCAAAACTCAGCGCCAAAGCGCTGCGTGTGGATCCCGCCGAGATGAAGGCCGCGGTCAAGAGCCTCTCGGTTGCGGATCGCAAAGCCATTCGGGAGTCCATTGCACTCGTCAAAGATTTCCACAAAAAGACGCTGCCGAAGGATTGGAAGGCTAAGAACGCGCAAGGCGGTATCGTCGGCGAGCGCTTTTACCCGATCCAACGTGTTGGGCTTTATGTGCCGGGTGGTAATGTGCCGCTCGTCTCGACGGTCATCATGACAGCCGTGCTGGCGAAGCTGGTGAAGAATCCTGAGATTTGCGTTTGCACGCCTCCCGCAGCAGACGGCTCAATCGCCCCTGGAATGTTGGCCGCGCTGGCGATGGTGGGTGTTGACGAAGTGTATAAAGTCGGCGGCGTGCAAGCCGTTGGCGCGATGGCCTATGGCACCGCAACCATTCCTGCGGTCGATAAGATTTTTGGTCCTGGTAATGCCTTTGTTATGGAGGCGAAGCGTCAGGTGCTCGGCACTGTTGGGATCGATTTACTACCCGGCCCAAGTGAAGTGATGATTATCACTGATGCAGGTGCAAATGCAGATCACGTTGCTGCGGATCTCATCGCACAGGCCGAACACGGCAGCGGTAAGGAAATCATCTATTTAGCAACCACCAGCAAGGCGCTACTCAAGAAGATAGAGAAGTCGCTCGCCAAGCAATTGCCAGAGCGCACCCACGCGGCGAAGTGTGAGAAGGTGCTGACGACTCGCTTCCTCGCGGTCACTTGCAAGAATCTCGATCAAGCGGCGCAGGTGTCGAACTACATTGCACCTGAGCACTTGGAGCTACAGATCGCCGACAAGTCGATTGATGCGTTGACCAAGAAAATCGTGACTGCCGGTGCAATTCTGCAGGGTTACATGACGCCGACCGTGCTGGGAGACTTCACTGCAGGGCCGAGCCACACGCTGCCGACTGGCCGTGCGGGACGCTTCTTCAGTGGCTTGCAAGCAACCGACTTTATCCGCCGCTCCAGTATTTTGCGCTACGATGCCAAGAGCTTGGCCAATGCAGCTCCCGTCGTGGAGACCTTCGCGCGGTTAGAGAAGCTCGATGGCCACGGCCGTTCGCTAACGATTCGCTTGTAA
- a CDS encoding AMP-binding protein has translation MSDLTLLDFGEGEFQARPELNSHLAWESFIALAKHPSRVLVIDRTLKRREMKSGFLLALSWMMSRRLLEWTNKKRVGILFPPGIGGYIANLAVVFAGKVPVNLNFTLGPASSEACLARADIDCILSTERMRAKIPNFPWPEAGVVDLVEELKRLPKAKTIAMLTAIKATPAKVLAKLLKVPSVGGDTEAGLLFTSGSSGEPKGVVLTHRNILGNCLQIDATRLLPVDDKIIANLPIFHSFGFTVTLWYPLLRGCAVVTVPSPLEFKKVAEAIEAESATILIGTPTFFKPYIRHVAPEKLKSLKYAITGAEKTPSGFAELWEERFGGLYLEGYGLTETSPVVSINLPHTPEGFSYVQSEANGAKRGSVGLLMPGHAARILNPDTMEPLPVTDVGLLLLKGPNIFGGYLNDSERTAEVMDDGWFITGDLARFDDEGYLFIEGRLSRFSKIAGEMVPHGTVEQALVEAFGLLNSEVPMLAVGSRPDAAKGEALVLLSVMDLELSDVRAKLSEAGYSNLWVPKVIKRVDEIPALATGKLDLRGIKTLCEAE, from the coding sequence ATGAGTGATTTGACACTGTTAGACTTCGGCGAAGGTGAATTTCAGGCGCGGCCTGAGTTGAACAGTCATTTAGCGTGGGAAAGTTTTATCGCATTGGCGAAGCACCCTAGCCGGGTGCTCGTCATTGATCGCACTTTGAAACGGCGTGAGATGAAGTCTGGGTTTCTGTTGGCGCTGTCTTGGATGATGTCACGTCGCTTGCTGGAGTGGACGAATAAGAAGCGTGTGGGGATTTTATTTCCACCAGGCATCGGTGGTTATATCGCAAACCTAGCAGTGGTGTTTGCGGGAAAGGTGCCGGTGAATTTAAACTTCACGCTAGGGCCTGCCAGTTCTGAGGCTTGTTTGGCGCGTGCGGACATCGATTGTATTTTGAGCACGGAGCGTATGCGTGCGAAAATCCCGAACTTTCCGTGGCCAGAGGCAGGCGTGGTGGATCTGGTCGAGGAGTTGAAGCGCTTGCCCAAAGCAAAGACCATTGCGATGTTGACTGCTATTAAGGCGACGCCTGCGAAGGTCTTGGCCAAATTGCTTAAGGTGCCCTCCGTTGGTGGCGATACCGAGGCGGGGTTGCTGTTCACCAGTGGTAGTTCTGGTGAACCCAAGGGTGTCGTGCTGACGCATCGTAACATTTTGGGGAATTGTTTACAAATTGATGCGACTCGGCTGTTGCCAGTGGATGACAAAATTATCGCGAACTTACCGATCTTTCATAGCTTTGGATTTACCGTTACGCTGTGGTATCCATTATTACGTGGCTGCGCGGTGGTGACAGTTCCGTCGCCGTTAGAGTTTAAGAAAGTGGCTGAGGCCATTGAGGCAGAGTCCGCGACGATTCTGATCGGCACGCCGACTTTCTTTAAGCCTTACATACGGCATGTTGCGCCAGAGAAGTTGAAGTCTCTAAAGTATGCAATTACTGGTGCAGAAAAGACCCCATCTGGTTTTGCCGAGCTGTGGGAAGAGCGTTTTGGTGGTTTATATCTTGAAGGTTACGGCCTGACTGAGACTTCGCCTGTGGTGAGTATCAATCTCCCGCATACGCCTGAAGGGTTTTCGTATGTGCAGAGTGAGGCGAATGGCGCGAAGCGCGGGTCGGTTGGCTTACTGATGCCTGGGCATGCTGCGCGTATTCTAAATCCGGATACCATGGAGCCGTTGCCTGTTACTGATGTGGGCCTGTTGTTGTTGAAAGGGCCTAATATCTTCGGAGGTTATTTGAATGATTCCGAACGCACTGCTGAGGTGATGGATGATGGCTGGTTTATTACCGGCGACCTGGCTCGGTTTGATGACGAGGGCTACCTGTTTATCGAAGGCCGTCTGTCGCGTTTCTCTAAGATAGCAGGGGAGATGGTGCCGCATGGCACCGTCGAACAAGCTTTGGTTGAAGCCTTTGGCTTGCTCAATTCGGAAGTGCCGATGCTTGCGGTGGGCTCTCGTCCCGACGCGGCTAAGGGCGAGGCTTTGGTATTGTTGTCGGTGATGGATCTGGAGCTGTCGGACGTGCGTGCGAAGTTGTCGGAGGCCGGCTATTCGAACCTTTGGGTGCCGAAGGTGATCAAGCGTGTGGATGAGATCCCCGCTTTGGCGACTGGAAAGCTAGACCTACGCGGAATCAAAACACTCTGCGAAGCGGAGTAG
- the guaA gene encoding glutamine-hydrolyzing GMP synthase, giving the protein MPDHIAVLDFGSQYTQVIARRIREANVLSRIYPYNTQASVLKEAGVKGVILSGGPSSVLIEGSPRPDAKVFEMGLPVLGICYGEQLMAHMLGGRVGKSEEREFGHGTLSIGIKGKLFEGMPDELRVWNSHGDRIEELPEGFEAVASTENSPFATIQDAKRDFYGMQFHPEVAHSEMGTEVIANFLFKICGCESDWSMANYIEESVQKIKDMVGDERVILGLSGGVDSSVAAALIHKAIGKQLTCVFVDNGLLRLHEREQVEKLYGDHFDLDVRVADKAKFFLDRLAGVSDPETKRKIIGNSFVEVFDESVTELKEKGNYTFLAQGTLYPDVIESIAIDGNPAALIKSHHNVGGLPEKMNLKLLEPLRELFKDEVRELGSQLGLPKEVVWRQPFPGPGLGVRVMGPIKEEDLVVLRKADAILQEEMMAADLYYKVWQSFCVFLPVKTVGVMGDERTYENVVALRIVESLDAMTADWARVPYDVLRKISSRIINEVTGCNRVVLDISSKPPSTIEWE; this is encoded by the coding sequence ATGCCAGATCATATCGCAGTCCTCGATTTCGGTTCACAATACACGCAGGTCATCGCCCGCCGTATTCGTGAGGCCAATGTTCTCTCTCGCATCTATCCATACAACACGCAGGCCAGCGTGCTGAAAGAGGCGGGCGTTAAAGGTGTTATCCTTTCGGGTGGCCCGTCGTCGGTATTGATCGAAGGCTCTCCGCGTCCGGATGCGAAGGTCTTTGAAATGGGGCTTCCTGTGCTGGGCATTTGCTACGGCGAGCAGCTCATGGCGCATATGCTCGGCGGTCGCGTCGGCAAGAGTGAGGAGCGCGAATTCGGCCATGGCACTTTGAGCATCGGCATCAAGGGTAAGCTGTTCGAGGGCATGCCAGACGAGCTGCGCGTGTGGAACTCGCACGGTGATCGTATTGAGGAATTGCCGGAAGGTTTCGAGGCGGTCGCTTCGACTGAGAATTCGCCTTTTGCGACCATTCAAGATGCGAAGCGTGATTTCTACGGCATGCAGTTTCACCCCGAGGTGGCACACTCCGAAATGGGCACCGAGGTGATCGCGAATTTCCTCTTTAAGATCTGTGGCTGCGAGTCGGATTGGTCGATGGCCAATTACATCGAAGAGTCGGTGCAGAAGATCAAAGATATGGTCGGCGATGAGCGTGTGATTCTCGGTCTTTCTGGTGGGGTCGATTCTTCTGTCGCTGCTGCGCTGATTCATAAAGCGATCGGTAAGCAGCTCACTTGTGTCTTCGTAGACAACGGTCTGCTTCGCCTCCACGAGCGTGAGCAGGTTGAAAAACTTTACGGCGATCACTTCGATCTCGATGTGCGTGTGGCTGACAAGGCCAAGTTCTTCCTTGATCGTTTGGCGGGTGTTTCCGATCCGGAAACCAAGCGTAAGATCATTGGCAATTCCTTCGTCGAAGTCTTTGACGAGTCTGTCACCGAACTAAAGGAGAAGGGCAACTACACTTTCCTCGCTCAAGGCACGCTGTATCCAGACGTGATTGAGTCCATCGCGATCGACGGTAACCCTGCGGCACTCATTAAGAGCCATCACAATGTCGGCGGTCTCCCTGAGAAGATGAACCTCAAGCTACTTGAGCCGCTGCGTGAATTGTTTAAGGACGAAGTCCGCGAGCTCGGCTCACAACTCGGCTTGCCGAAGGAAGTGGTCTGGCGTCAACCGTTCCCTGGTCCCGGTCTTGGCGTGCGCGTCATGGGGCCGATCAAGGAAGAGGATCTCGTCGTGCTGCGTAAGGCGGATGCGATTCTTCAAGAAGAGATGATGGCCGCTGATCTTTACTACAAGGTCTGGCAGTCCTTCTGTGTCTTCCTTCCTGTGAAGACTGTTGGCGTTATGGGCGACGAGCGCACCTACGAGAATGTAGTCGCGCTACGTATCGTCGAGAGTCTCGATGCGATGACTGCGGACTGGGCGCGTGTGCCTTATGACGTGCTTCGTAAGATTTCTAGCCGTATCATCAATGAAGTGACTGGTTGCAATCGTGTCGTGCTCGACATTAGCTCGAAGCCACCGAGCACAATCGAGTGGGAGTAG
- a CDS encoding glucosidase has protein sequence MQNEEQKRLTESTNKQVAWKKWGPYLSERQWGTVREDYSAEGNAWDYFPHDQARSRAYRRGEDGLAGISDDQQQLCFALALWNENDSILKERLFGLTNEQGNHGEDVKEYYFYLDSTPTHSYMKYLYKYPQAAYPYKQLLEKGQQRSRLEPEYELLDTGIFDEDRYFDVTVEYAKAGDEDLLIKISAVNRGPESAKLRLLPTLWFRKTWHKAQTPQPRPYLCGSEFVTAHHPKLGEFHLFCEHADELLYTENETNHALLFNGTNKTPYVKDGINDTIVSGSATTNPEHFGTKVAAHYRKEIAPGATETIRLRLSKGQVIQQDNAFNEDFEATFAARIQEADAFYDNMIPDSTPAAERQITRQAIAGMMWTKQYYEYNVQRWIDERSHLGLPPRNSDWGHMVNCDIISMPDKWEYPWYATWDLGFHTIALVLADPAFAKEQLMLFMSDRYMHPNGQLPAYEWNFSDVNPPVHPFAVLTVYMIDKQQHGGAGDTEFLEAAFKELERNFQWWVDHKDPSGKGLFDGGFLGLDNIGVFDRSSALPTGGKLEQSDSTFWMVLYSQYMLRMAIELTNSSEHYEAQVLKYYDHFLRIASGMDRVGTFDDEMWDSVDGFFYDVLRYPDGHGTRLKVRSLVGLLPMCANSVIDSDILAHLPQLQQHCREVYERHAATAQNVACPQTEGINGRHLLAITDETKLRQILSRMLDENEFLSPYGIRSLSKHHQEHPYTFDWDGQTHSVSYLPGESDSGMFGGNSNWRGPIWMPTNFLIIRALSNFYAYYGDDFKIECPTGSGNRMTLYEVSSELCHRLTNIFLRNDEGKRPVYGESDKFQNDPHWRDHILFYEYFHADNGTGIGASHQTGWTGMIATIITLMQTIDADLISSQGTGGIADQMAKVSTGTVNK, from the coding sequence ATGCAAAACGAAGAACAGAAACGCCTCACCGAAAGCACCAACAAGCAAGTCGCGTGGAAAAAGTGGGGACCGTATCTCAGCGAACGCCAATGGGGCACGGTGCGCGAAGACTACAGCGCCGAAGGTAATGCGTGGGACTACTTCCCGCATGACCAGGCACGCTCACGTGCGTATCGACGCGGCGAAGACGGCCTCGCGGGGATCAGCGATGATCAGCAGCAACTCTGCTTCGCCTTAGCGCTGTGGAATGAAAACGACTCCATCCTAAAAGAACGCTTGTTCGGCTTGACCAACGAGCAGGGCAACCACGGCGAAGACGTCAAAGAATACTACTTCTACCTGGATAGCACACCCACGCATTCCTACATGAAGTATTTGTATAAATACCCACAGGCCGCCTATCCCTACAAGCAACTGCTGGAGAAAGGACAGCAACGCAGTCGCCTCGAGCCCGAATACGAACTGCTCGACACGGGAATCTTCGACGAAGATCGCTACTTCGATGTCACCGTCGAATATGCCAAAGCTGGCGACGAAGATCTGTTGATCAAAATTAGCGCCGTCAACCGTGGCCCAGAAAGCGCGAAACTACGTTTGCTGCCGACCCTCTGGTTTCGCAAAACCTGGCATAAGGCGCAAACGCCCCAGCCACGCCCCTATCTCTGCGGCTCTGAATTTGTCACCGCACACCACCCCAAACTCGGCGAGTTTCACCTCTTCTGCGAACATGCCGACGAGCTGCTCTATACTGAAAACGAGACCAACCACGCCCTGCTCTTTAACGGCACCAACAAGACACCCTACGTCAAAGACGGCATCAACGATACCATCGTCTCAGGCAGCGCAACCACCAACCCCGAGCACTTCGGCACCAAAGTTGCCGCCCACTACCGCAAGGAGATCGCCCCAGGCGCCACGGAAACGATCCGCCTGCGTCTGAGCAAAGGTCAAGTCATTCAACAAGACAACGCCTTCAACGAAGACTTTGAGGCGACCTTTGCTGCACGTATTCAGGAAGCGGATGCGTTCTACGACAACATGATCCCTGACAGCACGCCCGCAGCCGAGCGTCAGATCACACGTCAAGCCATCGCTGGCATGATGTGGACCAAGCAGTATTACGAATACAATGTGCAACGCTGGATAGACGAACGCAGCCACCTCGGCCTGCCGCCACGCAACAGCGACTGGGGGCACATGGTCAACTGCGACATCATCTCAATGCCCGACAAATGGGAATACCCTTGGTATGCGACTTGGGATCTAGGCTTCCACACCATCGCACTCGTGCTCGCCGACCCCGCCTTTGCCAAGGAGCAGCTCATGCTCTTTATGAGCGATCGCTACATGCACCCCAACGGGCAACTCCCCGCCTACGAGTGGAATTTCAGTGACGTGAACCCACCGGTGCACCCCTTTGCAGTGCTCACGGTTTACATGATCGATAAACAACAGCACGGCGGCGCAGGCGACACCGAATTCCTCGAAGCAGCCTTCAAAGAGCTCGAACGCAATTTCCAATGGTGGGTCGACCACAAAGACCCCTCCGGCAAAGGCCTCTTCGACGGAGGCTTTCTCGGGCTCGATAATATCGGCGTGTTTGACCGCAGCTCCGCCCTCCCGACAGGCGGCAAGTTAGAGCAATCTGACAGCACCTTCTGGATGGTGCTCTACTCACAATACATGCTGCGCATGGCCATCGAGTTGACCAACTCCAGCGAACACTACGAAGCGCAAGTCCTGAAATACTACGATCACTTCTTAAGAATTGCCAGTGGCATGGATCGCGTCGGCACATTCGATGATGAGATGTGGGACAGCGTCGACGGCTTTTTCTACGACGTGCTTCGCTACCCAGACGGCCATGGCACACGCCTCAAGGTGCGCTCACTCGTCGGCCTGCTGCCCATGTGCGCCAACAGTGTGATCGATTCAGACATCCTCGCTCACCTGCCCCAACTCCAACAACACTGCCGCGAAGTTTACGAGCGCCACGCCGCCACCGCTCAAAACGTCGCCTGCCCACAGACGGAGGGGATCAACGGTCGCCACCTGCTCGCCATTACCGACGAAACGAAGCTGCGACAAATACTCAGCAGAATGCTCGACGAGAATGAATTCCTGAGCCCCTACGGCATTCGCTCACTCTCCAAACACCACCAAGAGCACCCCTACACCTTCGACTGGGACGGCCAGACACACTCAGTGAGCTACCTACCAGGTGAATCTGACAGCGGCATGTTCGGCGGCAACTCCAACTGGCGCGGTCCCATCTGGATGCCGACCAACTTTTTAATCATCCGCGCACTGAGTAACTTCTACGCCTACTATGGCGACGACTTCAAAATCGAGTGCCCCACGGGCTCGGGTAATAGGATGACACTCTACGAAGTATCCTCCGAACTCTGCCACCGACTGACAAATATCTTCCTACGCAACGACGAAGGTAAACGCCCTGTCTATGGCGAAAGTGACAAATTCCAGAACGACCCGCACTGGCGCGACCACATTCTTTTCTACGAATACTTCCATGCCGACAACGGCACCGGGATCGGCGCTAGTCACCAGACTGGATGGACTGGGATGATCGCCACCATCATCACACTGATGCAAACAATCGACGCCGACCTAATCAGCAGTCAGGGCACCGGCGGAATCGCCGATCAAATGGCCAAAGTCAGCACCGGCACTGTGAATAAATAG